In the Helianthus annuus cultivar XRQ/B chromosome 11, HanXRQr2.0-SUNRISE, whole genome shotgun sequence genome, one interval contains:
- the LOC110942194 gene encoding pentatricopeptide repeat-containing protein At3g62890-like, translated as MRNLFPFYSFRSRINTPTLVSLLFSFFGFCSSTFNKFITTNLSMKWRNITSQNSILTALLHPLRSHSPSPLSYAPIFQFLTGLNLLKLGQQVHTHLILHGVYPNSFLGAKMVAMYASSGDLNSAVVLFNSVKKNASTLLYNSIIRACAVYGYSQQCVSIFFEMDSVGVRGDYFTFPFVLKSCADLGGVWVGKCVHGKGLRSGLGFDFYFGTSLIDFYVKCGELGDARKMFDEMPVREVASWNALIAGCMRYGMASGAEELFSRMLEKNIVSWTAMISGYTQNGFAKRAIELFDEMMSDLSNVRPNWVTVMSVLPACAQSSDLDRGRKIHDYATSIGLGSNMSVQTALAAMYAKCGSLSDAEICFRKIPPNKRNLVSWNTMISAYASHGHGTESVSTFNDMIRARVQPDAITFTGLLSGCSHSGLVDMGLNYFNSMKTQYKIEPTHEHYACVVDLLGRCGRLNEAYELALKMPMPPGASIWGALLSASKTYRNLEIAEISAKKLFDLEPENSGNYVVLSNMYAEAGMWREVNDLRDLLKTRGVKKNPGCSWIEIDGKVHMFLGGDKSHPMSDAIYEFLEALPEKMKVLGYVAETTFALHDVSEEEREQSLGSHSEKLAVAFGILCTDSGAIVRVTKNLRICGDCHTVMKFVSRIYEREIVVRDVNRFHHFKNGSCSCGDYW; from the coding sequence ATGCGCAATCTTTTTCCTTTTTATTCGTTTCGTTCACGAATAAATACACCCACACTCGTCTCGTTGCTCTTTTCATTTTTTGGTTTTTGCAGTTCAACCTTTAACAAGTTCATCACTACCAATCTGTCAATGAAATGGAGGAACATAACCTCTCAAAACTCAATATTAACCGCACTTTTACACCCACTTCGTTCTCACTCACCATCACCACTCTCATACGCACCCATTTTCCAGTTCTTAACCGGCTTAAACCTCCTTAAATTAGGTCAACAAGTTCACACCCATTTAATTCTTCACGGAGTATATCCCAACTCATTCCTCGGTGCCAAAATGGTTGCAATGTACGCTAGCTCAGGTGATCTCAACTCCGCTGTTGTTTTGTTCAATTCAGTGAAGAAAAATGCATCAACCCTTCTGTACAATTCGATTATTAGAGCGTGTGCTGTGTACGGTTATTCTCAGCAATGTGTTAGCATATTTTTTGAGATGGATTCGGTTGGGGTTCGTGGGGATTATTTTACTTTTCCGTTTGTGTTGAAGAGTTGTGCGGATTTGGGGGGTGTTTGGGTGGGTAAGTGTGTTCATGGGAAGGGGTTGAGAAGTGGGTTGGGGTTTGATTTCTATTTTGGGACGTCGTTGATTGATTTTTATGTCAAGTGTGGGGAGTTGGGGGATGCACGGAagatgtttgatgaaatgcctgtgAGAGAAGTTGCGTCGTGGAACGCGCTGATTGCGGGGTGTATGAGGTATGGGATGGCGAGTGGTGCGGAAGAGTTGTTTTCGCGGATGTTGGAGAAGAATATTGTTTCATGGACGGCGATGATTTCTGGGTACACGCAGAACGGGTTTGCGAAGCGAGCGATTGAGTTGTTTGATGAGATGATGAGTGACTTGTCGAACGTGAGGCCGAATTGGGTGACGGTGATGAGTGTTCTTCCTGCCTGTGCACAATCTTCGGACCTTGACCGAGGGAGAAAGATTCATGATTATGCTACTAGCATCGGGCTTGGCTCGAACATGTCTGTGCAAACTGCTCTCGCTGCTATGTACGCAAAATGTGGATCGCTCTCGGATGCCGAAATTTGTTTCCGAAAAATCCCTCCTAATAAAAGAAACTTGGTCTCCTGGAACACGATGATCAGTGCATACGCGTCTCACGGGCATGGGACCGAATCTGTCTCAACATTCAATGACATGATACGAGCCAGGGTCCAACCTGATGCAATCACATTCACAGGCTTGTTATCAGGGTGCAGCCATTCGGGTCTGGTTGATATGGGTTTAAACTATTTTAACTCAATGAAAACACAATACAAAATCGAACCAACTCACGAACATTACGCATGTGTTGTCGATCTTTTGGGGCGATGCGGGAGACTGAATGAAGCATATGAACTCGCTTTAAAGATGCCAATGCCACCAGGAGCAAGCATATGGGGCGCGTTGTTATCCGCCAGCAAAACCTATAGAAATCTCGAGATTGCTGAAATCTCGGCCAAAAAGTTGTTCGATTTGGAACCCGAAAACAGCGGGAATTATGTGGTTCTTTCAAATATGTATGCCGAGGCCGGGATGTGGAGAGAAGTGAATGATCTTAGAGATTTGTTAAAAACCCGAGGCGTGAAGAAGAACCCGGGTTGCAGTTGGATTGAAATCGACGGCAAAGTACATATGTTTCTTGGTGGTGACAAATCTCACCCAATGTCGGATGCAATTTACGAGTTTTTGGAGGCGTTACCAGAGAAGATGAAAGTGTTGGGTTATGTAGCGGAAACAACATTTGCACTACACGATGTTAGTGAGGAGGAGCGGGAACAAAGCCTCGGTAGTCATAGCGAGAAGTTGGCGGTGGCTTTCGGGATTCTTTGCACGGATTCCGGTGCCATTGTTCGTGTGACGAAGAACCTTAGGATATGTGGGGATTGTCACACGGTGATGAAGTTTGTATCAAGGATTTATGAACGGGAGATTGTGGTTAGAGATGTGAACCGGTTTCATCATTTTAAAAACGGGTCGTGTTCATGTGGTGATTATTGGTAG